Part of the Candidatus Neomarinimicrobiota bacterium genome, TATCCTTTTTTCCAGGATCGGGGAAGGCATACTTCAAAGCGTTGGTGACCATTTCATTTATCATCAAGCCGCAGGGCACAGCAATATCCACAGACAAGTTAATTTCTGGTATGTTTGTTTTGATCTGAATGGGAACTGCATGACGTCCAAAAGCTGCATGTAGTGTATCGGTTAGATCCTGTATGTAGCTGGATATATCAACATTATCAAATTCTGGTGATCTATAGAGTGCATCGTGGACCAAAGCCATTGAGTTGACTCGATTTTTTATATCATCAAGCGTCTCAAGTGTTTTCTTATTTTGAGTCCCGGCTTTTTGTAAACCAAGCAAACTGGCCACAAGTTGTAAATTGTTTTTGACACGATGATGTACTTCTTTAAGGAGCAGGTCCTTTTCAACAATTGATTTTTCCAGAAGATTTCTTTGGCGAACAATCTCAGTTACATCTTCCAGAGATACCATGACCTGATTTGTCATCCCCACGATGTTTTTGAGGGGGTAAAGGAGCATTTGAACCACTTTTATACTCCCATCTTCTGCCATGAATTTGACTTCAGGAATCTCGATGATGTTTCCCTGGACAGCTTTTCTGAAACTTTTCCCCAGAGACAACTGATTTGCCAGTTCGTCCTCTTCAACATGATAATCCCTGATAATTGCTTCTGGACTTTCAGCACCCCAAAGTTCTACCCAACCCGAATTGAGATGGGTAATATTTCCCTCAGAATTGTGGATAGCCATGGGGATAGGAGATTGGGCAATCACCGCACGAAAATAATTTGCCCTTTCGCTGGCCTTCACATGGGCTTTGCGGCGAGATTCTATTTGGGCATTGAGTTGAATATTATGTTTTTCAAGTTCCACCCCACGTTTAATGAGAAACTTTGTTCTAAGTCGAAATGATAGGATGCCAACAAAAGTGAGAAAGAGAAACCAGATTAATATAAACCACCATGTCTTATAGAATTTAGGATACATAATCAATTCAAGCGCAGGACCATCATTATTCCAGACCTGGTCATTATTACTACCCTTGAGATGAAAAGTATACTTCCCTGGGGGCAGGTTGGAAAAAGTCACCTCTCTTTGAGTACCAAGTTGCCGCCACTGATCGTCAAAACCTTCCATGAAATATGCATAATTATTGCTGCTTGGATGGTAATAGTCCAGGCTGGCAAAGCTCAGGCTGAAAAACAAATCTTCAGGATAAAACTCCAACAGGGGTGTGGTAGTGATGGATTTTTCTAATACGATTCTATCATTAAACTTTTGATTGATACCGATGGATGTATTCATGATAGATAAATCTGTGAATTTGACAGGTGGAATATGGCGGTTGTCCTGAATCTGATCTGGATGGAAATACGTAATTCCTTTGACACCACCAAAATATAGCCACCCATTGTCAAGTTGGCACCCTGCAGGATTAAACTCTTTGCTTAATACACCATCTGCGATGCCATATGATTTAAGTATTTTTTTCTTGGGATGATATTGTGCCAGACCATTATTGGTACTCATCCACAACCAACCATGGGTGTCCTGGAAAATGCTGTAAACTGCACTACTGGGTAATCCATCTTCAGTAGAAAAATTCTCAAAAGTACTATTACGTGGATTAAATCGGCTAATCCCACCACCATAGGTCCCCAACCATATATATCCGTCCTCATCCTCAAAGAAACACATCACATCATTATTTGGCAAAGCAGAGGGGTCACCTGGGGAGGCCTTGAATTGTTTTAGTGTCTGGGTGTTACGATCAAACCCGATCAACCCTTCGTTTTCAGCACCAATCCATAACCTTCCTCGAGAATCCTCGAACATGACGTAATATGAAATATTACCAAGATTTATCTCATCAATTCCAGGGGTTCGGAAGGTTTCAAATTTCATGGTTTTAGGATCAAGCCGGAAAAGACCTTCATTCCAGCTACCCAGCCAGATATTGCCCTCCTGATCTTCAAGCATGGACAGTAGATACTCACTTTGGAGAGCTTCAGGATTATCTAAATCAGGGGTAATATGTGTAAAGGCATGGAAATTGTTTCTCAGGAGATCAAGACTTTTACTGGCACTGATGACCCAGAGATTGTCATCTCGATCTACCAGGATATCCTGAATTCCATTGTCACTGACACTTCCCGGGTCATCAGGGTCGTGTTGATACTTTTTAAATGTATTTGTTCTGGTGTTATAGTAGGTGAGACCAGTTGACCAGGTCGCTATCCAGAGGTTCCCTTTGCTGTCGTTGGCAATCTGAAGTATGCGATTATCATGCAATCCCTCAGGATTCAGAGGATCGTAACTTAAGGCGTAGAATTTTTTTCTATTGCGGATATATTTGCCAACACCACCAACAGATGTCCCTACCCAGACGATATCTCCATCATCGTAGAATGATTGGATTGCATCATCATTTAAGGCTGTTACATCATAGACCTTTTTGCCGATCCTCTCTATAAGTTTGCCCTTTAAATTCAGGATCAGAATTCCTTTAGAATCGGTGCCAACCCAGATGCGATCCTCTCCAATTTGCACCATACGGCTTACACTGGTTTCTGGATAGTCAGGATTGATGGTAGAAGTATACCCATGATGAATGAAACCATCGGTTTCGGGATCATAGCAATCCAGACCACCCCAGGTTGTTCCAATCCAAATCCGATAATTTTCG contains:
- a CDS encoding PAS domain S-box protein, whose amino-acid sequence is MNKMLHVILTLLLLTSLTMANDHHSYQFETIDINHGLSQNSVMTIAQDKNGFMWFGTEDGLNRYDGVTFKQFRHDPMDSSSINSNSIYSSLLDSKGNLWIGTYVSGLNKYIDDTESFIHYPHDPQDSLSLGEGTIWGLQEDHEGYIWIGTSGGGVVRFNPETGMSTPVEALITNEDTLADRVVYGLFQDHDNQLWISTMNGLNVLDLNTYAMRTYRYNADDPASLFDDNVNYIYETFDGENYRIWIGTTWGGLDCYDPETDGFIHHGYTSTINPDYPETSVSRMVQIGEDRIWVGTDSKGILILNLKGKLIERIGKKVYDVTALNDDAIQSFYDDGDIVWVGTSVGGVGKYIRNRKKFYALSYDPLNPEGLHDNRILQIANDSKGNLWIATWSTGLTYYNTRTNTFKKYQHDPDDPGSVSDNGIQDILVDRDDNLWVISASKSLDLLRNNFHAFTHITPDLDNPEALQSEYLLSMLEDQEGNIWLGSWNEGLFRLDPKTMKFETFRTPGIDEINLGNISYYVMFEDSRGRLWIGAENEGLIGFDRNTQTLKQFKASPGDPSALPNNDVMCFFEDEDGYIWLGTYGGGISRFNPRNSTFENFSTEDGLPSSAVYSIFQDTHGWLWMSTNNGLAQYHPKKKILKSYGIADGVLSKEFNPAGCQLDNGWLYFGGVKGITYFHPDQIQDNRHIPPVKFTDLSIMNTSIGINQKFNDRIVLEKSITTTPLLEFYPEDLFFSLSFASLDYYHPSSNNYAYFMEGFDDQWRQLGTQREVTFSNLPPGKYTFHLKGSNNDQVWNNDGPALELIMYPKFYKTWWFILIWFLFLTFVGILSFRLRTKFLIKRGVELEKHNIQLNAQIESRRKAHVKASERANYFRAVIAQSPIPMAIHNSEGNITHLNSGWVELWGAESPEAIIRDYHVEEDELANQLSLGKSFRKAVQGNIIEIPEVKFMAEDGSIKVVQMLLYPLKNIVGMTNQVMVSLEDVTEIVRQRNLLEKSIVEKDLLLKEVHHRVKNNLQLVASLLGLQKAGTQNKKTLETLDDIKNRVNSMALVHDALYRSPEFDNVDISSYIQDLTDTLHAAFGRHAVPIQIKTNIPEINLSVDIAVPCGLMINEMVTNALKYAFPDPGKKDKHIIIQFTEIEDDSMRLEVIDNGIGLQKPVVWDSIHSLGLYLLKILSEHQLMGSVKLMDVPGAHFVIEFPIHPNFDD